One stretch of Streptomyces peucetius DNA includes these proteins:
- a CDS encoding GNAT family N-acetyltransferase, with translation MPRLERLTAAHAPALLAFEQENRAYFAASIPDRGDDYFTHFMARHSALLAEQAAGVCHFHVLADPSGAILGRVNLVDVADGSAELGFRIAESAAGAGLATAAVREICDLAATRYGLTELRAAAALDNTGSRTVLKRTGFTETGSTVLAGRPGLLHTRRLP, from the coding sequence ATGCCACGACTCGAGCGCCTGACCGCCGCCCACGCCCCGGCCCTGCTCGCTTTCGAACAGGAGAACCGGGCCTACTTCGCCGCTTCCATACCCGACCGCGGCGACGACTACTTCACCCACTTCATGGCCCGTCACAGCGCGCTGCTCGCCGAACAGGCCGCAGGGGTGTGCCACTTCCACGTACTCGCCGACCCGTCCGGTGCGATACTGGGCCGCGTCAACCTCGTGGACGTGGCCGACGGCAGTGCCGAACTGGGCTTCCGCATCGCCGAATCGGCCGCCGGCGCCGGTCTCGCCACCGCGGCCGTCCGCGAGATCTGCGATCTGGCCGCCACCCGGTACGGCCTCACGGAACTCCGCGCCGCCGCCGCACTCGACAACACCGGCTCACGGACCGTCCTGAAGCGCACCGGTTTCACCGAGACCGGATCCACCGTGCTCGCCGGCCGCCCCGGACTGCTCCACACTCGCAGACTGCCCTGA